A DNA window from Allokutzneria albata contains the following coding sequences:
- a CDS encoding class I adenylate-forming enzyme family protein, which translates to MSTGKTAKIFAPDSVLTAAEFEQGALRVADALRDRGIGYGDRVLLKADNSVAYLSALFALMHLGTSVVLVDHQEKPDQTQRTTRQSGVKLVIADDDAPIAVGEQVVYTYELAVAAAGRTPIDSRLDFTAWEQLPDALIMWSSGSTGVPKGVVKNGGRFLTNLRRNADLVGHHSGDVLLPLLPFNHQYGLSMVLISWLVGCSLVIAPYRRLDRALRIAGMTGATVVDAAPSTYRSILNIVGKRPSAVGEFSNVRMLCSGAAPLEPGLVDRAVETFGMPLLDSYGSTEMGNVAFATVDNPVGAGQPVAGLELRITGEDGSVLPAGEIGEIEVLDPDLMEGYLNADGAIEPVGRDWYKTNDFGYLDAEGNLFIAGRKMAVHRNGHTLHPEIIEHSLAAQGCVAKIVALPCERRGSSLTFFVQDEQGRDAGYWRDLICSVLPPYEQPNRVTVLEKFPLNRNGKFDRKQLEVLAVAEAV; encoded by the coding sequence ATGTCCACCGGGAAGACCGCGAAAATCTTCGCACCCGATTCCGTGTTGACCGCGGCCGAGTTCGAGCAGGGCGCGCTGCGGGTGGCCGACGCGCTGCGCGACCGAGGGATCGGCTACGGCGACCGCGTGCTGCTCAAGGCGGACAACTCCGTCGCCTACCTCTCGGCCCTGTTCGCGCTGATGCACCTGGGCACCTCGGTCGTGCTCGTCGACCACCAGGAGAAGCCCGACCAGACGCAGCGCACCACCCGCCAGTCCGGGGTGAAGCTGGTCATCGCCGACGACGACGCCCCGATCGCGGTCGGCGAGCAGGTCGTCTACACCTACGAGCTGGCCGTCGCCGCGGCCGGGCGCACCCCGATCGACTCCCGGCTGGACTTCACCGCGTGGGAGCAGCTGCCGGACGCGCTGATCATGTGGTCCTCCGGGTCCACCGGTGTGCCCAAGGGCGTGGTGAAGAACGGCGGGCGGTTCCTGACCAACCTGCGGCGCAACGCCGACCTCGTCGGCCACCACTCCGGCGACGTGCTGCTGCCGCTGCTGCCCTTCAACCACCAGTACGGCCTGTCCATGGTGCTGATCTCCTGGCTGGTCGGCTGCTCGCTGGTGATCGCGCCCTACCGCAGGCTGGACCGCGCGCTGCGGATCGCCGGGATGACCGGGGCCACCGTGGTGGACGCGGCGCCGTCGACCTACCGCAGCATCCTCAACATCGTCGGCAAGCGCCCGAGCGCGGTCGGCGAGTTCAGCAACGTCCGCATGCTCTGCAGCGGCGCCGCCCCGCTGGAGCCCGGCCTGGTGGACCGCGCGGTCGAGACCTTCGGCATGCCGCTGCTGGACAGCTACGGCAGCACCGAGATGGGCAACGTCGCCTTCGCCACCGTGGACAACCCGGTCGGCGCGGGCCAGCCCGTCGCGGGGCTGGAGCTGCGGATCACCGGCGAGGACGGCTCCGTGCTGCCGGCCGGGGAGATCGGCGAGATCGAGGTGCTCGACCCGGACCTGATGGAGGGCTACCTCAACGCCGACGGCGCGATCGAGCCGGTCGGGCGGGACTGGTACAAGACCAACGACTTCGGCTACCTCGACGCCGAGGGCAACCTGTTCATCGCGGGCCGCAAGATGGCCGTGCACCGCAACGGGCACACGCTGCACCCGGAGATCATCGAGCACAGCCTGGCCGCGCAGGGCTGTGTCGCCAAGATCGTCGCGCTGCCCTGCGAGCGCAGGGGCTCCAGCCTCACCTTCTTCGTCCAGGACGAGCAGGGCCGCGACGCCGGGTACTGGCGCGACCTGATCTGCTCGGTGCTGCCGCCCTACGAGCAGCCCAACCGCGTGACGGTGCTGGAGAAGTTCCCGCTCAACCGCAACGGCAAGTTCGACCGCAAGCAGCTCGAAGTCCTCGCCGTCGCCGAAGCGGTCTGA
- a CDS encoding carbon-nitrogen hydrolase family protein: MRIACWQAAARRSDVPAALDALRARAREAAEAGASLLVTPEMSLTGYHLGARRLRQLAESADGPMCRAVSEIAAASGIAIVHGWPELSEGGVYNSARLVDSSGEELATYRKAHLFGDIDRNAFRAGDTGLVRAELDGVSVGIVICYDVEFPESVRAHAVAGTRLLLVPTALMSPWDFVAETLVPARAFESQLFLAYTNWVGSERELSYCGLSRVVGPDGQVVAGLREGEGLVLADLDLALVDRARAETTYLTDRRPELYS; this comes from the coding sequence ATGAGGATCGCCTGCTGGCAGGCAGCCGCCCGCCGCTCCGACGTCCCCGCGGCGCTGGACGCGCTGCGCGCCCGCGCCCGCGAAGCGGCGGAGGCCGGGGCGTCGTTGCTGGTCACGCCGGAGATGTCGCTGACCGGCTACCACCTGGGCGCGCGCAGGCTGCGGCAGCTCGCCGAGTCAGCGGACGGCCCGATGTGCCGGGCGGTGAGCGAGATCGCCGCGGCGTCCGGCATCGCGATCGTGCACGGCTGGCCGGAACTGTCCGAGGGAGGGGTGTACAACTCCGCGCGCCTGGTGGATTCTTCGGGCGAGGAGTTGGCCACTTACCGCAAGGCCCATCTTTTCGGCGATATCGACCGCAACGCCTTCCGCGCCGGGGATACCGGTCTGGTGCGCGCCGAACTCGACGGCGTCTCCGTGGGAATCGTTATCTGCTACGACGTGGAATTCCCCGAGTCGGTGCGCGCGCACGCGGTCGCCGGTACCCGGCTGCTGCTGGTGCCGACCGCGCTGATGTCGCCGTGGGACTTCGTCGCCGAGACCCTGGTCCCGGCGCGGGCCTTCGAGAGCCAGCTGTTCCTGGCCTACACCAACTGGGTCGGCAGCGAGCGCGAGCTGAGCTACTGCGGGCTGAGCCGGGTGGTCGGCCCGGACGGGCAGGTGGTGGCCGGTCTGCGCGAGGGCGAGGGCCTGGTGCTGGCCGACCTCGACCTGGCGCTGGTGGACAGGGCCCGGGCCGAGACCACCTACCTGACCGACCGGCGCCCGGAGCTCTACTCCTGA
- a CDS encoding methyltransferase domain-containing protein, producing the protein MIADQLRTDAYREAVRKLAPGRVVLDIGTGQDAIWAVTAAQAGASRVYAIEVIPEAAKLAREAVDRAGVADRVTVLEGLSTDIELPERVDLLVSEIIGTIGGSEGAEAVLDDARRRFLKPGGLSIPHRCVTTVAAVDVAELMPELAFAPIMAPYVEQVFASVGRPFDLRLCLMGMGRDQLLSTQAEVEDLRFEDLRPGTTVDRVESRVTRAGRMHGLGLGIRLWITEDGAAIDSVAQWTNWAPVFVPLSDSGIELAEGDVLALEFTRKLSADGVHPDYGITGVVRRGETVIAEISWESPHGGGGFRENPVHRSLFPLPR; encoded by the coding sequence ATGATTGCCGACCAGCTGCGCACCGATGCCTACCGGGAGGCGGTGCGGAAGCTGGCGCCGGGCCGGGTGGTGCTGGACATCGGCACCGGTCAGGACGCGATCTGGGCGGTGACCGCGGCGCAGGCCGGGGCGAGCCGGGTGTACGCGATCGAGGTGATCCCGGAGGCGGCGAAGCTGGCCAGGGAGGCGGTGGACCGGGCGGGGGTGGCGGACCGGGTCACCGTCCTGGAGGGCCTTTCCACCGACATCGAGCTGCCGGAGCGGGTGGACCTGCTGGTCTCGGAGATCATCGGCACGATCGGCGGCTCGGAGGGGGCCGAGGCCGTGCTCGACGACGCCCGCCGCCGGTTCCTCAAGCCCGGCGGGCTGTCGATCCCGCACCGCTGCGTGACGACGGTGGCCGCGGTCGACGTCGCGGAGCTGATGCCGGAGCTGGCCTTCGCCCCGATCATGGCGCCGTACGTGGAGCAGGTCTTCGCCAGCGTCGGCCGCCCGTTCGACCTGCGGCTGTGCCTGATGGGGATGGGGCGCGACCAGCTGCTGTCCACCCAGGCCGAGGTCGAGGACCTGCGCTTCGAGGACCTGCGGCCCGGGACGACCGTCGACCGGGTCGAGTCCCGGGTGACCCGGGCCGGGCGGATGCACGGGCTGGGCCTGGGCATCCGGCTGTGGATCACCGAGGACGGGGCGGCGATCGACTCGGTCGCCCAGTGGACGAACTGGGCGCCGGTGTTCGTGCCGCTGTCGGACTCCGGCATCGAGCTGGCCGAGGGCGACGTCCTCGCGCTGGAGTTCACCCGGAAGCTGAGCGCGGACGGCGTGCACCCCGACTACGGGATCACCGGCGTGGTGCGCCGCGGCGAGACCGTGATCGCCGAGATCTCCTGGGAGTCGCCGCACGGCGGCGGCGGGTTCCGGGAAAACCCGGTCCACCGCTCGCTGTTCCCCCTGCCCCGCTGA
- a CDS encoding class I SAM-dependent methyltransferase, which yields MRRTFTDFTIEVDMKRPDFLRSRGNGQRNLLLGRAVAELAADLHHLDSIQREVFVDGAWRPHIRSDWASSGADYSDSSQLLIEGQQVMQDWEHPLMRKLAENACLHKGDILEVGFGMGISAGYVQDCGVRSHTIIEINKGVAERFEDWRAQRPGADIRLAFGGWQDVIDDLGQFDGILYDTYPTDEDEFVKTLGPKVVTLAATFFPAAAAHLRPGGIFSYYTNEIDSLSRAHQRLLLEHFSSFTVELVRDLRPPADCTYWWADRMAAVTAYK from the coding sequence ATGCGTCGGACGTTCACGGACTTCACCATCGAGGTCGACATGAAGCGCCCGGATTTCCTGCGGAGCCGGGGAAACGGTCAGCGCAATCTGTTGCTCGGCCGGGCGGTCGCGGAACTCGCGGCGGATCTGCACCACCTGGACTCCATTCAGCGCGAGGTGTTCGTCGACGGCGCGTGGCGGCCGCACATCCGCAGTGACTGGGCCTCCAGCGGCGCGGACTACAGCGACTCCTCGCAGCTGTTGATCGAGGGCCAGCAGGTGATGCAGGACTGGGAGCACCCGCTCATGCGCAAGCTCGCCGAGAACGCCTGCCTGCACAAGGGCGACATCCTCGAGGTCGGCTTCGGCATGGGCATCTCAGCGGGCTACGTGCAGGACTGCGGGGTCCGCTCGCACACGATCATCGAGATCAACAAGGGTGTGGCGGAGCGGTTCGAGGACTGGCGCGCGCAGCGGCCGGGCGCCGACATCCGGCTGGCCTTCGGCGGCTGGCAGGACGTCATCGACGACCTCGGCCAGTTCGACGGCATCCTCTACGACACCTATCCCACCGACGAGGACGAGTTCGTCAAGACGCTCGGCCCGAAGGTGGTCACGCTGGCGGCCACCTTCTTCCCCGCCGCGGCGGCGCACCTGCGCCCCGGCGGGATCTTCTCCTACTACACCAACGAGATCGACTCGCTCAGCCGCGCGCACCAGCGGCTGCTGCTCGAGCACTTCAGCTCCTTCACCGTGGAGCTGGTCCGCGATCTGCGGCCGCCGGCCGACTGCACGTACTGGTGGGCCGACCGCATGGCGGCGGTAACCGCTTACAAGTAA
- a CDS encoding PadR family transcriptional regulator: MADASMGWLRGTLELVLAAVLAEGDRHGYALTQRIAELGLGTVRGGALYPVLGRMEAAGLVEAEWVAGQGGPGRKVYRLTAAGRERLVAETERWHHFSVAMDRLVGKAER, translated from the coding sequence GTGGCCGACGCGTCGATGGGGTGGCTGCGGGGAACGCTGGAACTGGTGCTCGCCGCCGTGCTGGCCGAGGGCGACCGGCACGGGTACGCGCTGACCCAGCGGATCGCGGAGCTGGGGCTCGGCACGGTGCGCGGCGGTGCGCTGTACCCGGTGCTGGGCCGGATGGAGGCCGCGGGCCTGGTCGAGGCGGAGTGGGTCGCGGGCCAGGGCGGCCCCGGGCGCAAGGTCTACCGGCTGACCGCGGCCGGACGGGAGCGGCTGGTCGCCGAAACCGAGCGCTGGCACCACTTCTCCGTTGCCATGGATCGGCTCGTGGGAAAGGCGGAGAGATGA